A portion of the Manihot esculenta cultivar AM560-2 chromosome 2, M.esculenta_v8, whole genome shotgun sequence genome contains these proteins:
- the LOC110609323 gene encoding type IV inositol polyphosphate 5-phosphatase 3 isoform X2, with product MDKAQCGTDGFSELICHTMKSRSKPQPESKSWAETCCCLGCSCLQLFWPRVVMRKLLNISAKESDYSADSDSDNGDTDTASDTDEFCACGGESRFRGNGGKEAEAPVDSINDALPRLRRRKSETFRTQYINTKELRICVGTWNVGGKLPPDDLDIDEWIGIDEPADIYIFGLQEIVPLNAGNIFGAEDNRPVPKWENTIRDALNRIRPTKTKVKCYTDPPSPSKFKPSDDVPDIEEEILLESDSDVGEEIHPLDEAEDSPDMGDMDVNSGVASDTSGKLGVPVEQDLQRQFSSPKKLSRLNCLRTEDSAGDVEVLAGQNNRQLTKMLSGTERIGLSWPERPLDLLSQHVLQRPSSFKAVKSFKASKSFGAYSSFKSVTNELQSDLALLAELDLEALMKRKRRSQYVRIVSKQMVGIFLTIWVRRSLRKYIQNLKVSTVGVGVMGYIGNKGSISVSMSVYQTLFCFICSHLTSGEKDGDEHKRNSDVHEIRRRTLFHSNSGIGLPKRILDHERIIWLGDLNYRINLSYEKTRELISRKEWSKLVEKDQLVRELRKGRAFDGWTEGTLNFPPTYKYEMNSDKYYGEDPKAGRRVPAWCDRILSYGKGMRLLKYRRKELKLSDHRPVTATYMAEVEVFCPRKLQKALTYTDAEIENEEVLEEAIDVGMNQLRLEQDFYSWER from the exons ATGGACAAAGCGCAGTGTGGGACAGATGGCTTCAGCGAATTAATTTGCCAC ACCATGAAGTCTCGCTCAAAGCCCCAGCCGGag AGCAAAAGTTGGGCTGAAACGTGTTGTTGTTTGGGTTGTTCGTGCCTACAGCTGTTTTGGCCCAGAGTGGTCATGCGTAAATTGCTTAACATCTCCGCCAAAGAGTCCGATTACAGCGCCGATTCTGACTCCGACAACGGCGACACTGATACTGCTTCTGATACCGATG AATTTTGTGCGTGCGGCGGAGAATCACGGTTTAGAGGTAACGGAGGAAAGGAGGCTGAGGCTCCGGTTGATTCTATCAATG ATGCTCTTCCAAGACTAAGGAGACGAAAATCAGAAACATTTAGGACACAGTATATAAACACTAAGGAACTCAG AATATGCGTTGGTACATGGAATGTTGGAGGAAAACTACCACCTGATGATCTAGATATTGATGAGTGGATTGGTATTGATGAACCGGCTGACATCTATATTTTTGG TCTTCAGGAGATTGTACCACTGAATGCTGGGAATATATTTGGTGCTGAAGATAATCGCCCAGTTCCAAAGTGGGAAAACACTATTCGTGATGCATTGAATAGAATTCGACCAACAAAGACCAAAGTTAAATGCTATACTGATCCCCCATCTCCATCAAAATTTAAGCCATCTGATGATGTGCCAGATATAGAAGAAGAGATATTACTTGAAAGTGATAGTGATGTTGGTGAGGAAATTCATCCATTGGATGAAGCTGAAGATAGTCCAGACATGGGTGACATGGATGTTAATTCTGGAGTTGCATCTGATACGAGTGGCAAATTAGGTGTCCCAGTAGAACAGGATTTACAGAGACAATTTTCTTCTCCAAAGAAATTAAGTAGACTAAATTGTTTGCGAACAGAAGATTCTGCTGGAGATGTAGAAGTATTGGCAGGTCAAAACAACCGGCAGTTAACCAAAATGCTAAGTGGCACTGAAAGGATTGGTTTGAGCTGGCCAGAGCGCCCACTGGACTTGTTATCTCAGCATGTTTTACAGAGACCAAGTTCCTTTAAGGCAGTTAAATCTTTTAAAGCAAGCAAGTCTTTTGGAGCATATAGTTCTTTTAAGTCGGTCACAAATGAACTGCAATCAGACTTAGCTTTGCTTGCAGAACTTGACCTTGAAGCTCTCATGAAACGCAAAAGAAGATCACAATATGTAAGGATAGTAAGTAAGCAGATGGTTGGAATTTTCCTCACAATTTGGGTTCGTAGGAGCTTGCGGAAGTACATTCAGAACTTGAAAGTGTCTACTGTTGGTGTTGGTGTCATGGGCTATATTGGTAACAAG GGATCTATATCAGTCAGTATGTCTGTATATCAGACTCTTTTCTGTTTTATATGTTCTCACCTGACATCAGGTGAAAAAGATGGAGATGAACACAAAAGAAATTCTGATGTGCATGAAATACGTAGGAGAACTCTATTTCATAGCAATTCTGGTATTGGGCTTCCAAAACGCATCCTTGATCATGA GAGAATTATTTGGCTAGGTGATTTGAACTATCGCATCAACTTGTCATATGAGAAAACACGTGAACTAATCTCCCGAAAGGAGTGGTCTAAGTTAGTGGAGAAGGATCAG CTTGTACGAGAACTAAGAAAAGGTCGTGCATTTGATGGATGGACTGAGGGTACGTTGAATTTTCCACCAACATATAAGTATGAAATGAATTCAGACAAATATTATGGAGAGGATCCTAAAGCTGGGAGGCGTGTTCCAGCATG GTGTGATCGCATCCTTTCTTATGGAAAGGGTATGAGGCTACTCAAGTACAGGAGAAAGGAGCTCAAACTTTCTGATCATCGACCTGTTACAGCAACGTATATGGCCGAGGTTGAGGTGTTCTGTCCTAGGAAGCTACAGAAGGCACTCACGTACACAGATGCAGAGATTGAAAATGAGGAAGTTCTAGAAGAAGCCATTGATGTTGGAATGAACCAATTGAGATTGGAGCAG GATTTTTATTCATGGGAGCGTTAA
- the LOC110609323 gene encoding type IV inositol polyphosphate 5-phosphatase 3 isoform X4 produces MDKAQCGTDGFSELICHTMKSRSKPQPELFWPRVVMRKLLNISAKESDYSADSDSDNGDTDTASDTDEFCACGGESRFRGNGGKEAEAPVDSINDALPRLRRRKSETFRTQYINTKELRICVGTWNVGGKLPPDDLDIDEWIGIDEPADIYIFGLQEIVPLNAGNIFGAEDNRPVPKWENTIRDALNRIRPTKTKVKCYTDPPSPSKFKPSDDVPDIEEEILLESDSDVGEEIHPLDEAEDSPDMGDMDVNSGVASDTSGKLGVPVEQDLQRQFSSPKKLSRLNCLRTEDSAGDVEVLAGQNNRQLTKMLSGTERIGLSWPERPLDLLSQHVLQRPSSFKAVKSFKASKSFGAYSSFKSVTNELQSDLALLAELDLEALMKRKRRSQYVRIVSKQMVGIFLTIWVRRSLRKYIQNLKVSTVGVGVMGYIGNKGSISVSMSVYQTLFCFICSHLTSGEKDGDEHKRNSDVHEIRRRTLFHSNSGIGLPKRILDHERIIWLGDLNYRINLSYEKTRELISRKEWSKLVEKDQLVRELRKGRAFDGWTEGTLNFPPTYKYEMNSDKYYGEDPKAGRRVPAWCDRILSYGKGMRLLKYRRKELKLSDHRPVTATYMAEVEVFCPRKLQKALTYTDAEIENEEVLEEAIDVGMNQLRLEQVSSNICMCPA; encoded by the exons ATGGACAAAGCGCAGTGTGGGACAGATGGCTTCAGCGAATTAATTTGCCAC ACCATGAAGTCTCGCTCAAAGCCCCAGCCGGag CTGTTTTGGCCCAGAGTGGTCATGCGTAAATTGCTTAACATCTCCGCCAAAGAGTCCGATTACAGCGCCGATTCTGACTCCGACAACGGCGACACTGATACTGCTTCTGATACCGATG AATTTTGTGCGTGCGGCGGAGAATCACGGTTTAGAGGTAACGGAGGAAAGGAGGCTGAGGCTCCGGTTGATTCTATCAATG ATGCTCTTCCAAGACTAAGGAGACGAAAATCAGAAACATTTAGGACACAGTATATAAACACTAAGGAACTCAG AATATGCGTTGGTACATGGAATGTTGGAGGAAAACTACCACCTGATGATCTAGATATTGATGAGTGGATTGGTATTGATGAACCGGCTGACATCTATATTTTTGG TCTTCAGGAGATTGTACCACTGAATGCTGGGAATATATTTGGTGCTGAAGATAATCGCCCAGTTCCAAAGTGGGAAAACACTATTCGTGATGCATTGAATAGAATTCGACCAACAAAGACCAAAGTTAAATGCTATACTGATCCCCCATCTCCATCAAAATTTAAGCCATCTGATGATGTGCCAGATATAGAAGAAGAGATATTACTTGAAAGTGATAGTGATGTTGGTGAGGAAATTCATCCATTGGATGAAGCTGAAGATAGTCCAGACATGGGTGACATGGATGTTAATTCTGGAGTTGCATCTGATACGAGTGGCAAATTAGGTGTCCCAGTAGAACAGGATTTACAGAGACAATTTTCTTCTCCAAAGAAATTAAGTAGACTAAATTGTTTGCGAACAGAAGATTCTGCTGGAGATGTAGAAGTATTGGCAGGTCAAAACAACCGGCAGTTAACCAAAATGCTAAGTGGCACTGAAAGGATTGGTTTGAGCTGGCCAGAGCGCCCACTGGACTTGTTATCTCAGCATGTTTTACAGAGACCAAGTTCCTTTAAGGCAGTTAAATCTTTTAAAGCAAGCAAGTCTTTTGGAGCATATAGTTCTTTTAAGTCGGTCACAAATGAACTGCAATCAGACTTAGCTTTGCTTGCAGAACTTGACCTTGAAGCTCTCATGAAACGCAAAAGAAGATCACAATATGTAAGGATAGTAAGTAAGCAGATGGTTGGAATTTTCCTCACAATTTGGGTTCGTAGGAGCTTGCGGAAGTACATTCAGAACTTGAAAGTGTCTACTGTTGGTGTTGGTGTCATGGGCTATATTGGTAACAAG GGATCTATATCAGTCAGTATGTCTGTATATCAGACTCTTTTCTGTTTTATATGTTCTCACCTGACATCAGGTGAAAAAGATGGAGATGAACACAAAAGAAATTCTGATGTGCATGAAATACGTAGGAGAACTCTATTTCATAGCAATTCTGGTATTGGGCTTCCAAAACGCATCCTTGATCATGA GAGAATTATTTGGCTAGGTGATTTGAACTATCGCATCAACTTGTCATATGAGAAAACACGTGAACTAATCTCCCGAAAGGAGTGGTCTAAGTTAGTGGAGAAGGATCAG CTTGTACGAGAACTAAGAAAAGGTCGTGCATTTGATGGATGGACTGAGGGTACGTTGAATTTTCCACCAACATATAAGTATGAAATGAATTCAGACAAATATTATGGAGAGGATCCTAAAGCTGGGAGGCGTGTTCCAGCATG GTGTGATCGCATCCTTTCTTATGGAAAGGGTATGAGGCTACTCAAGTACAGGAGAAAGGAGCTCAAACTTTCTGATCATCGACCTGTTACAGCAACGTATATGGCCGAGGTTGAGGTGTTCTGTCCTAGGAAGCTACAGAAGGCACTCACGTACACAGATGCAGAGATTGAAAATGAGGAAGTTCTAGAAGAAGCCATTGATGTTGGAATGAACCAATTGAGATTGGAGCAGGTGAGTAGTAATATATGCATGTGCCCTGCTTAA
- the LOC110609323 gene encoding type IV inositol polyphosphate 5-phosphatase 3 isoform X7 — translation MKSRSKPQPELFWPRVVMRKLLNISAKESDYSADSDSDNGDTDTASDTDEFCACGGESRFRGNGGKEAEAPVDSINDALPRLRRRKSETFRTQYINTKELRICVGTWNVGGKLPPDDLDIDEWIGIDEPADIYIFGLQEIVPLNAGNIFGAEDNRPVPKWENTIRDALNRIRPTKTKVKCYTDPPSPSKFKPSDDVPDIEEEILLESDSDVGEEIHPLDEAEDSPDMGDMDVNSGVASDTSGKLGVPVEQDLQRQFSSPKKLSRLNCLRTEDSAGDVEVLAGQNNRQLTKMLSGTERIGLSWPERPLDLLSQHVLQRPSSFKAVKSFKASKSFGAYSSFKSVTNELQSDLALLAELDLEALMKRKRRSQYVRIVSKQMVGIFLTIWVRRSLRKYIQNLKVSTVGVGVMGYIGNKGSISVSMSVYQTLFCFICSHLTSGEKDGDEHKRNSDVHEIRRRTLFHSNSGIGLPKRILDHERIIWLGDLNYRINLSYEKTRELISRKEWSKLVEKDQLVRELRKGRAFDGWTEGTLNFPPTYKYEMNSDKYYGEDPKAGRRVPAWCDRILSYGKGMRLLKYRRKELKLSDHRPVTATYMAEVEVFCPRKLQKALTYTDAEIENEEVLEEAIDVGMNQLRLEQVSSNICMCPA, via the exons ATGAAGTCTCGCTCAAAGCCCCAGCCGGag CTGTTTTGGCCCAGAGTGGTCATGCGTAAATTGCTTAACATCTCCGCCAAAGAGTCCGATTACAGCGCCGATTCTGACTCCGACAACGGCGACACTGATACTGCTTCTGATACCGATG AATTTTGTGCGTGCGGCGGAGAATCACGGTTTAGAGGTAACGGAGGAAAGGAGGCTGAGGCTCCGGTTGATTCTATCAATG ATGCTCTTCCAAGACTAAGGAGACGAAAATCAGAAACATTTAGGACACAGTATATAAACACTAAGGAACTCAG AATATGCGTTGGTACATGGAATGTTGGAGGAAAACTACCACCTGATGATCTAGATATTGATGAGTGGATTGGTATTGATGAACCGGCTGACATCTATATTTTTGG TCTTCAGGAGATTGTACCACTGAATGCTGGGAATATATTTGGTGCTGAAGATAATCGCCCAGTTCCAAAGTGGGAAAACACTATTCGTGATGCATTGAATAGAATTCGACCAACAAAGACCAAAGTTAAATGCTATACTGATCCCCCATCTCCATCAAAATTTAAGCCATCTGATGATGTGCCAGATATAGAAGAAGAGATATTACTTGAAAGTGATAGTGATGTTGGTGAGGAAATTCATCCATTGGATGAAGCTGAAGATAGTCCAGACATGGGTGACATGGATGTTAATTCTGGAGTTGCATCTGATACGAGTGGCAAATTAGGTGTCCCAGTAGAACAGGATTTACAGAGACAATTTTCTTCTCCAAAGAAATTAAGTAGACTAAATTGTTTGCGAACAGAAGATTCTGCTGGAGATGTAGAAGTATTGGCAGGTCAAAACAACCGGCAGTTAACCAAAATGCTAAGTGGCACTGAAAGGATTGGTTTGAGCTGGCCAGAGCGCCCACTGGACTTGTTATCTCAGCATGTTTTACAGAGACCAAGTTCCTTTAAGGCAGTTAAATCTTTTAAAGCAAGCAAGTCTTTTGGAGCATATAGTTCTTTTAAGTCGGTCACAAATGAACTGCAATCAGACTTAGCTTTGCTTGCAGAACTTGACCTTGAAGCTCTCATGAAACGCAAAAGAAGATCACAATATGTAAGGATAGTAAGTAAGCAGATGGTTGGAATTTTCCTCACAATTTGGGTTCGTAGGAGCTTGCGGAAGTACATTCAGAACTTGAAAGTGTCTACTGTTGGTGTTGGTGTCATGGGCTATATTGGTAACAAG GGATCTATATCAGTCAGTATGTCTGTATATCAGACTCTTTTCTGTTTTATATGTTCTCACCTGACATCAGGTGAAAAAGATGGAGATGAACACAAAAGAAATTCTGATGTGCATGAAATACGTAGGAGAACTCTATTTCATAGCAATTCTGGTATTGGGCTTCCAAAACGCATCCTTGATCATGA GAGAATTATTTGGCTAGGTGATTTGAACTATCGCATCAACTTGTCATATGAGAAAACACGTGAACTAATCTCCCGAAAGGAGTGGTCTAAGTTAGTGGAGAAGGATCAG CTTGTACGAGAACTAAGAAAAGGTCGTGCATTTGATGGATGGACTGAGGGTACGTTGAATTTTCCACCAACATATAAGTATGAAATGAATTCAGACAAATATTATGGAGAGGATCCTAAAGCTGGGAGGCGTGTTCCAGCATG GTGTGATCGCATCCTTTCTTATGGAAAGGGTATGAGGCTACTCAAGTACAGGAGAAAGGAGCTCAAACTTTCTGATCATCGACCTGTTACAGCAACGTATATGGCCGAGGTTGAGGTGTTCTGTCCTAGGAAGCTACAGAAGGCACTCACGTACACAGATGCAGAGATTGAAAATGAGGAAGTTCTAGAAGAAGCCATTGATGTTGGAATGAACCAATTGAGATTGGAGCAGGTGAGTAGTAATATATGCATGTGCCCTGCTTAA
- the LOC110609323 gene encoding type IV inositol polyphosphate 5-phosphatase 3 isoform X6: protein MKLNHPQTMKSRSKPQPELFWPRVVMRKLLNISAKESDYSADSDSDNGDTDTASDTDEFCACGGESRFRGNGGKEAEAPVDSINDALPRLRRRKSETFRTQYINTKELRICVGTWNVGGKLPPDDLDIDEWIGIDEPADIYIFGLQEIVPLNAGNIFGAEDNRPVPKWENTIRDALNRIRPTKTKVKCYTDPPSPSKFKPSDDVPDIEEEILLESDSDVGEEIHPLDEAEDSPDMGDMDVNSGVASDTSGKLGVPVEQDLQRQFSSPKKLSRLNCLRTEDSAGDVEVLAGQNNRQLTKMLSGTERIGLSWPERPLDLLSQHVLQRPSSFKAVKSFKASKSFGAYSSFKSVTNELQSDLALLAELDLEALMKRKRRSQYVRIVSKQMVGIFLTIWVRRSLRKYIQNLKVSTVGVGVMGYIGNKGSISVSMSVYQTLFCFICSHLTSGEKDGDEHKRNSDVHEIRRRTLFHSNSGIGLPKRILDHERIIWLGDLNYRINLSYEKTRELISRKEWSKLVEKDQLVRELRKGRAFDGWTEGTLNFPPTYKYEMNSDKYYGEDPKAGRRVPAWCDRILSYGKGMRLLKYRRKELKLSDHRPVTATYMAEVEVFCPRKLQKALTYTDAEIENEEVLEEAIDVGMNQLRLEQVSSNICMCPA, encoded by the exons ATGAAATTGAATCATCCACAGACCATGAAGTCTCGCTCAAAGCCCCAGCCGGag CTGTTTTGGCCCAGAGTGGTCATGCGTAAATTGCTTAACATCTCCGCCAAAGAGTCCGATTACAGCGCCGATTCTGACTCCGACAACGGCGACACTGATACTGCTTCTGATACCGATG AATTTTGTGCGTGCGGCGGAGAATCACGGTTTAGAGGTAACGGAGGAAAGGAGGCTGAGGCTCCGGTTGATTCTATCAATG ATGCTCTTCCAAGACTAAGGAGACGAAAATCAGAAACATTTAGGACACAGTATATAAACACTAAGGAACTCAG AATATGCGTTGGTACATGGAATGTTGGAGGAAAACTACCACCTGATGATCTAGATATTGATGAGTGGATTGGTATTGATGAACCGGCTGACATCTATATTTTTGG TCTTCAGGAGATTGTACCACTGAATGCTGGGAATATATTTGGTGCTGAAGATAATCGCCCAGTTCCAAAGTGGGAAAACACTATTCGTGATGCATTGAATAGAATTCGACCAACAAAGACCAAAGTTAAATGCTATACTGATCCCCCATCTCCATCAAAATTTAAGCCATCTGATGATGTGCCAGATATAGAAGAAGAGATATTACTTGAAAGTGATAGTGATGTTGGTGAGGAAATTCATCCATTGGATGAAGCTGAAGATAGTCCAGACATGGGTGACATGGATGTTAATTCTGGAGTTGCATCTGATACGAGTGGCAAATTAGGTGTCCCAGTAGAACAGGATTTACAGAGACAATTTTCTTCTCCAAAGAAATTAAGTAGACTAAATTGTTTGCGAACAGAAGATTCTGCTGGAGATGTAGAAGTATTGGCAGGTCAAAACAACCGGCAGTTAACCAAAATGCTAAGTGGCACTGAAAGGATTGGTTTGAGCTGGCCAGAGCGCCCACTGGACTTGTTATCTCAGCATGTTTTACAGAGACCAAGTTCCTTTAAGGCAGTTAAATCTTTTAAAGCAAGCAAGTCTTTTGGAGCATATAGTTCTTTTAAGTCGGTCACAAATGAACTGCAATCAGACTTAGCTTTGCTTGCAGAACTTGACCTTGAAGCTCTCATGAAACGCAAAAGAAGATCACAATATGTAAGGATAGTAAGTAAGCAGATGGTTGGAATTTTCCTCACAATTTGGGTTCGTAGGAGCTTGCGGAAGTACATTCAGAACTTGAAAGTGTCTACTGTTGGTGTTGGTGTCATGGGCTATATTGGTAACAAG GGATCTATATCAGTCAGTATGTCTGTATATCAGACTCTTTTCTGTTTTATATGTTCTCACCTGACATCAGGTGAAAAAGATGGAGATGAACACAAAAGAAATTCTGATGTGCATGAAATACGTAGGAGAACTCTATTTCATAGCAATTCTGGTATTGGGCTTCCAAAACGCATCCTTGATCATGA GAGAATTATTTGGCTAGGTGATTTGAACTATCGCATCAACTTGTCATATGAGAAAACACGTGAACTAATCTCCCGAAAGGAGTGGTCTAAGTTAGTGGAGAAGGATCAG CTTGTACGAGAACTAAGAAAAGGTCGTGCATTTGATGGATGGACTGAGGGTACGTTGAATTTTCCACCAACATATAAGTATGAAATGAATTCAGACAAATATTATGGAGAGGATCCTAAAGCTGGGAGGCGTGTTCCAGCATG GTGTGATCGCATCCTTTCTTATGGAAAGGGTATGAGGCTACTCAAGTACAGGAGAAAGGAGCTCAAACTTTCTGATCATCGACCTGTTACAGCAACGTATATGGCCGAGGTTGAGGTGTTCTGTCCTAGGAAGCTACAGAAGGCACTCACGTACACAGATGCAGAGATTGAAAATGAGGAAGTTCTAGAAGAAGCCATTGATGTTGGAATGAACCAATTGAGATTGGAGCAGGTGAGTAGTAATATATGCATGTGCCCTGCTTAA
- the LOC110609323 gene encoding type IV inositol polyphosphate 5-phosphatase 3 isoform X1, which translates to MDKAQCGTDGFSELICHTMKSRSKPQPESKSWAETCCCLGCSCLQLFWPRVVMRKLLNISAKESDYSADSDSDNGDTDTASDTDEFCACGGESRFRGNGGKEAEAPVDSINDALPRLRRRKSETFRTQYINTKELRICVGTWNVGGKLPPDDLDIDEWIGIDEPADIYIFGLQEIVPLNAGNIFGAEDNRPVPKWENTIRDALNRIRPTKTKVKCYTDPPSPSKFKPSDDVPDIEEEILLESDSDVGEEIHPLDEAEDSPDMGDMDVNSGVASDTSGKLGVPVEQDLQRQFSSPKKLSRLNCLRTEDSAGDVEVLAGQNNRQLTKMLSGTERIGLSWPERPLDLLSQHVLQRPSSFKAVKSFKASKSFGAYSSFKSVTNELQSDLALLAELDLEALMKRKRRSQYVRIVSKQMVGIFLTIWVRRSLRKYIQNLKVSTVGVGVMGYIGNKGSISVSMSVYQTLFCFICSHLTSGEKDGDEHKRNSDVHEIRRRTLFHSNSGIGLPKRILDHERIIWLGDLNYRINLSYEKTRELISRKEWSKLVEKDQLVRELRKGRAFDGWTEGTLNFPPTYKYEMNSDKYYGEDPKAGRRVPAWCDRILSYGKGMRLLKYRRKELKLSDHRPVTATYMAEVEVFCPRKLQKALTYTDAEIENEEVLEEAIDVGMNQLRLEQVSSNICMCPA; encoded by the exons ATGGACAAAGCGCAGTGTGGGACAGATGGCTTCAGCGAATTAATTTGCCAC ACCATGAAGTCTCGCTCAAAGCCCCAGCCGGag AGCAAAAGTTGGGCTGAAACGTGTTGTTGTTTGGGTTGTTCGTGCCTACAGCTGTTTTGGCCCAGAGTGGTCATGCGTAAATTGCTTAACATCTCCGCCAAAGAGTCCGATTACAGCGCCGATTCTGACTCCGACAACGGCGACACTGATACTGCTTCTGATACCGATG AATTTTGTGCGTGCGGCGGAGAATCACGGTTTAGAGGTAACGGAGGAAAGGAGGCTGAGGCTCCGGTTGATTCTATCAATG ATGCTCTTCCAAGACTAAGGAGACGAAAATCAGAAACATTTAGGACACAGTATATAAACACTAAGGAACTCAG AATATGCGTTGGTACATGGAATGTTGGAGGAAAACTACCACCTGATGATCTAGATATTGATGAGTGGATTGGTATTGATGAACCGGCTGACATCTATATTTTTGG TCTTCAGGAGATTGTACCACTGAATGCTGGGAATATATTTGGTGCTGAAGATAATCGCCCAGTTCCAAAGTGGGAAAACACTATTCGTGATGCATTGAATAGAATTCGACCAACAAAGACCAAAGTTAAATGCTATACTGATCCCCCATCTCCATCAAAATTTAAGCCATCTGATGATGTGCCAGATATAGAAGAAGAGATATTACTTGAAAGTGATAGTGATGTTGGTGAGGAAATTCATCCATTGGATGAAGCTGAAGATAGTCCAGACATGGGTGACATGGATGTTAATTCTGGAGTTGCATCTGATACGAGTGGCAAATTAGGTGTCCCAGTAGAACAGGATTTACAGAGACAATTTTCTTCTCCAAAGAAATTAAGTAGACTAAATTGTTTGCGAACAGAAGATTCTGCTGGAGATGTAGAAGTATTGGCAGGTCAAAACAACCGGCAGTTAACCAAAATGCTAAGTGGCACTGAAAGGATTGGTTTGAGCTGGCCAGAGCGCCCACTGGACTTGTTATCTCAGCATGTTTTACAGAGACCAAGTTCCTTTAAGGCAGTTAAATCTTTTAAAGCAAGCAAGTCTTTTGGAGCATATAGTTCTTTTAAGTCGGTCACAAATGAACTGCAATCAGACTTAGCTTTGCTTGCAGAACTTGACCTTGAAGCTCTCATGAAACGCAAAAGAAGATCACAATATGTAAGGATAGTAAGTAAGCAGATGGTTGGAATTTTCCTCACAATTTGGGTTCGTAGGAGCTTGCGGAAGTACATTCAGAACTTGAAAGTGTCTACTGTTGGTGTTGGTGTCATGGGCTATATTGGTAACAAG GGATCTATATCAGTCAGTATGTCTGTATATCAGACTCTTTTCTGTTTTATATGTTCTCACCTGACATCAGGTGAAAAAGATGGAGATGAACACAAAAGAAATTCTGATGTGCATGAAATACGTAGGAGAACTCTATTTCATAGCAATTCTGGTATTGGGCTTCCAAAACGCATCCTTGATCATGA GAGAATTATTTGGCTAGGTGATTTGAACTATCGCATCAACTTGTCATATGAGAAAACACGTGAACTAATCTCCCGAAAGGAGTGGTCTAAGTTAGTGGAGAAGGATCAG CTTGTACGAGAACTAAGAAAAGGTCGTGCATTTGATGGATGGACTGAGGGTACGTTGAATTTTCCACCAACATATAAGTATGAAATGAATTCAGACAAATATTATGGAGAGGATCCTAAAGCTGGGAGGCGTGTTCCAGCATG GTGTGATCGCATCCTTTCTTATGGAAAGGGTATGAGGCTACTCAAGTACAGGAGAAAGGAGCTCAAACTTTCTGATCATCGACCTGTTACAGCAACGTATATGGCCGAGGTTGAGGTGTTCTGTCCTAGGAAGCTACAGAAGGCACTCACGTACACAGATGCAGAGATTGAAAATGAGGAAGTTCTAGAAGAAGCCATTGATGTTGGAATGAACCAATTGAGATTGGAGCAGGTGAGTAGTAATATATGCATGTGCCCTGCTTAA